Proteins co-encoded in one Coregonus clupeaformis isolate EN_2021a chromosome 17, ASM2061545v1, whole genome shotgun sequence genomic window:
- the LOC121585934 gene encoding cbp/p300-interacting transactivator 3-like, with protein sequence MADHLMMPMNHSSAGGGLHGYRMGMNGGLQVGHQQHVVPQPGLRALPNGQMMHYGGEPQQQATMEVAMRQRQGMVGPVNGQLNGAQMGHHQMTSGNMMYNNGQAQQQHHPQHHHMHQQQQVQQQQQQQYMNGGLTSQQLMASMHLQKLNTQYHGHPLGPMNSNHMGNGAAQYRIGPAQLANMQQMAGPALALNGMDADMIDEEVLTSLVMELGLDRVQELPELFLGQNEFDFISDFVSKQLPSTVSC encoded by the coding sequence ATGGCGGATCATCTAATGATGCCCATGAACCACAGCTCTGCGGGCGGGGGCCTCCACGGCTACAGGATGGGCATGAACGGAGGCCTGCAGGTAGGCCACCAGCAGCACGTAGTGCCCCAGCCCGGCCTCCGAGCATTGCCCAATGGCCAGATGATGCACTACGGCGGGGAACCTCAGCAGCAGGCCACCATGGAGGTGGCCATGAGGCAGCGGCAAGGCATGGTGGGGCCTGTGAACGGACAGCTCAACGGGGCTCAGATGGGCCACCACCAGATGACGTCTGGTAACATGATGTACAACAACGGGCAGGCCCAGCAGCAACACCACCCCCAGCACCATCACATGCACCAACAACAGCaggtccagcagcagcaacaacagcagtATATGAATGGTGGCCTCACGTCCCAGCAGCTCATGGCCAGCATGCATCTGCAAAAACTCAACACCCAGTATCACGGACATCCACTGGGGCCCATGAACAGCAACCACATGGGCAACGGGGCAGCCCAGTACCGCATTGGCCCGGCCCAGTTGGCTAACATGCAGCAGATGGCCGGGCCGGCGCTGGCCTTGAACGGCATGGACGCGGACATGATTGACGAGGAGGTTTTGACGTCCCTGGTCATGGAGCTGGGCCTGGACCGCGTTCAGGAGCTGCCCGAACTCTTCCTGGGCCAGAACGAGTTTGACTTCATCTCAGACTTTGTGAGCAAACAGCTGCCCAGCACTGTCAGCTGCTGA